In one window of Sphingomonas glaciei DNA:
- a CDS encoding helix-turn-helix transcriptional regulator, whose product MMQVDPSSTIPRVIIESSQIPEAEQFSYWSAHIRCARLSQPVPGSFHSSGNMWNLGALQIILMEVDPFVAIRDRELVNAVDADFIQVAQLLEGTMTFETAGDACNLMPPACFVRDARRTSEISSTRARLLMLYFSRGFLEERTGSIDFQGVLADVPELALLREMACDLIRFFPQAREESAPLYAAILRDLTAAALVAAGATDVSAQSPLLASAKDYVATQPPGTLTVSGITAALGVSRSVIYRLFEREGGLLAYDRMRRLRALHRAMCNPLNTSTLAELAQRYGFRDQASLLRSFRKAFGYPPSELRRRHLSRTAPPISASASAQIQHAFDNID is encoded by the coding sequence ATGATGCAGGTCGACCCTTCGAGCACAATCCCCAGAGTAATCATCGAGTCGTCGCAGATCCCGGAGGCCGAGCAGTTTTCCTACTGGAGCGCCCATATTCGCTGTGCGCGATTGTCTCAGCCGGTGCCCGGATCATTCCACAGTAGCGGCAACATGTGGAACCTCGGCGCGCTGCAGATCATCCTGATGGAAGTGGACCCGTTTGTTGCCATCCGGGATCGCGAGCTCGTGAACGCCGTGGATGCCGACTTCATCCAGGTTGCCCAGCTGCTTGAAGGCACGATGACCTTCGAGACCGCCGGTGATGCGTGTAATCTGATGCCGCCTGCCTGCTTTGTCCGCGATGCCCGTCGAACGAGCGAGATTTCATCAACGCGCGCACGCCTGCTCATGCTGTATTTCTCGCGCGGCTTTCTTGAGGAGCGGACAGGATCGATCGACTTTCAAGGAGTATTGGCAGACGTTCCCGAATTGGCATTGTTGCGCGAAATGGCGTGCGATCTGATCCGCTTCTTTCCCCAGGCGAGGGAAGAAAGTGCCCCGCTTTACGCCGCCATCTTGCGTGACCTTACCGCTGCCGCGCTGGTGGCTGCCGGAGCGACCGACGTGTCCGCGCAGTCGCCATTGCTCGCTTCCGCCAAGGACTATGTCGCCACGCAACCGCCAGGGACGCTGACGGTATCGGGAATCACCGCCGCATTGGGCGTTTCGCGATCGGTCATCTACCGCTTGTTCGAGCGCGAAGGGGGGCTTCTCGCTTATGATCGAATGCGTCGACTTCGCGCGTTGCACAGGGCGATGTGCAATCCTCTCAATACCAGCACGCTTGCAGAACTCGCGCAGCGCTACGGTTTTCGCGACCAGGCATCGCTCCTTCGCAGCTTTCGCAAGGCTTTCGGCTACCCGCCGAGCGAACTGCGCCGACGGCATCTTTCCAGGACCGCGCCGCCGATTAGCGCTTCGGCATCGGCGCAAATACAGCACGCCTTCGACAACATCGATTAG
- a CDS encoding ATP-binding protein: MLTSFDWLDFPLGSPDRWPSALKVALSLCVDSSFPTAIYCTRELRLIYNDAWAPIAGERHPWAFGRPGAEVWADIWPVVGPQFDEVWRTGEGFATFDQMLPIRRGGEVQETYWNYSFTPIRDENGEIVGILNQGNETTARVMGERAQSFRLDLEQSLRTLDDPVSVMRVAAELLGATLGVSRAGYGEIDADGEIIRVSRDWTRSMPSLAGEARLLDGFGQTIAEELRAGRTLVVNDSASDPRVAGANVADAWASTNLRAIIAVPLIKEGRLVAFLYAHESKPRQWKATEIALMQDAAERTWAAVERARAEQALHELNETLEAQVEARSAERDRLWNLSQDMLARADFTGMMSAVSPAWTQVLGWTEAELLTQGYASFMHPDDMPPTLAAIEGMSATRQPARFQNRIATSDGGWKPIEWTVAPEADGLNFIAVGRDLSDAKRKEAELAAAQEALRQSQKMEAMGSLTGGVAHDFNNLLTPIIGSLDMLVRKGIGSERERRLIDGALQSAERAKTLVQRLLAFARRQPLQSTAVNIGTLVGGMTDLIASTVGPTIDLGLDLDPALPHAIADANQLEMALLNLAVNARDAMPRGGQLTIAARSERISARHPAGLGRGDYVRLSVSDTGAGMDEETLRRAVEPFFSTKGIGKGTGLGLSMVHGLAAQLGGGLSIDSTPNKGTDVTLWLPLSTEPATGQAPSSTPTQTPLVRGTVLLVDDEDLVRMSTADMLIDLGFDVVEATSGDEALKLLETGQAPDLLVTDHLMPGLSGADLASLARARIPGLPVLIVSGYAEVDGISPDLPRLTKPFRNADLAAHLAEILPVTGK; encoded by the coding sequence ATGCTGACGTCGTTTGACTGGTTGGATTTCCCGCTGGGGTCGCCCGATCGTTGGCCAAGTGCCTTGAAAGTAGCCTTGTCGCTCTGCGTCGACTCGAGTTTTCCCACGGCGATCTATTGCACACGCGAACTCCGCCTCATCTACAACGACGCCTGGGCCCCGATCGCCGGCGAGCGCCACCCTTGGGCATTCGGCCGTCCTGGCGCGGAAGTTTGGGCCGACATTTGGCCCGTCGTCGGGCCCCAATTCGACGAGGTCTGGCGAACCGGCGAGGGCTTTGCAACCTTCGATCAGATGCTCCCCATACGCCGTGGCGGGGAGGTGCAGGAAACCTACTGGAATTACAGCTTCACGCCAATCCGCGACGAGAACGGCGAAATCGTCGGCATTCTCAATCAGGGCAACGAAACGACCGCGCGTGTGATGGGCGAACGCGCCCAGTCATTCCGCCTCGACCTCGAGCAATCTCTCAGGACTCTCGACGACCCGGTCAGCGTGATGCGCGTGGCGGCGGAGCTGCTCGGCGCGACCTTAGGCGTTAGCCGGGCCGGCTATGGCGAGATCGACGCCGATGGCGAGATCATCCGTGTGTCGCGCGACTGGACGAGGTCCATGCCAAGCCTGGCCGGCGAAGCGCGCCTTCTCGATGGGTTTGGACAAACGATCGCGGAGGAACTGCGCGCCGGCCGCACCCTGGTGGTGAACGACAGCGCCTCGGATCCGCGCGTGGCGGGGGCCAACGTCGCCGACGCGTGGGCCAGCACCAACCTGCGAGCGATCATTGCGGTGCCCCTAATCAAAGAAGGGCGACTCGTTGCCTTCCTCTACGCGCACGAGAGCAAACCGCGGCAATGGAAAGCGACCGAGATCGCGCTGATGCAGGATGCGGCCGAGCGCACCTGGGCAGCCGTCGAACGCGCACGGGCCGAACAGGCTCTGCATGAGTTGAACGAGACCCTGGAGGCGCAGGTCGAAGCCCGGTCTGCCGAACGCGACCGGCTTTGGAACCTGTCGCAGGACATGCTCGCGCGGGCGGACTTCACTGGCATGATGTCGGCCGTCAGCCCGGCCTGGACGCAGGTGCTCGGGTGGACCGAGGCCGAATTGCTCACTCAGGGCTACGCAAGCTTCATGCATCCCGACGACATGCCGCCGACCCTTGCGGCGATCGAGGGGATGAGCGCGACCCGCCAGCCGGCGCGCTTCCAGAACCGGATCGCCACGTCCGACGGCGGATGGAAGCCGATCGAGTGGACCGTCGCTCCCGAAGCCGACGGCCTGAACTTCATCGCCGTCGGTCGTGACCTCAGCGATGCCAAAAGAAAGGAGGCCGAGCTCGCTGCCGCGCAGGAGGCGTTGCGGCAAAGCCAGAAGATGGAGGCGATGGGCAGTCTGACCGGCGGCGTGGCGCACGATTTCAACAATCTCCTGACCCCGATCATCGGCTCGCTCGACATGCTGGTGCGCAAGGGCATCGGCAGCGAACGCGAGCGCCGACTGATCGATGGTGCCCTCCAGTCGGCGGAGCGCGCCAAGACTTTGGTGCAGCGCTTGCTCGCGTTTGCCCGGCGGCAACCGCTTCAATCGACTGCGGTGAATATCGGCACACTCGTCGGCGGCATGACGGATCTGATCGCCTCGACCGTCGGGCCGACCATCGACCTCGGCCTCGATCTGGACCCCGCGCTTCCCCACGCCATCGCCGATGCCAACCAGCTTGAGATGGCGCTGCTGAACCTTGCGGTGAATGCGCGCGATGCCATGCCAAGGGGCGGGCAGCTCACCATCGCGGCGCGCAGCGAGCGCATCTCGGCCCGGCATCCGGCCGGACTCGGGCGGGGCGACTATGTCCGATTGAGCGTCAGCGACACGGGCGCGGGCATGGATGAAGAGACGCTGAGACGGGCGGTGGAGCCTTTCTTCTCGACCAAGGGCATCGGGAAAGGGACGGGCCTTGGCCTTTCTATGGTGCACGGCCTTGCCGCGCAGCTCGGCGGCGGGCTGAGCATAGACAGCACTCCGAACAAGGGGACCGATGTTACCCTCTGGCTTCCCCTTAGCACAGAGCCCGCGACAGGTCAGGCGCCGTCGTCGACACCGACGCAGACACCGCTGGTGCGGGGCACCGTGCTTCTAGTCGACGACGAGGATCTGGTGCGGATGAGCACGGCCGACATGCTCATCGACCTCGGATTCGACGTCGTCGAAGCAACCTCGGGCGATGAAGCGCTGAAGCTGCTCGAAACCGGGCAGGCCCCCGACCTTCTCGTTACCGATCACCTCATGCCGGGGCTCAGCGGCGCCGACCTTGCGAGCTTGGCTCGAGCGCGGATCCCCGGATTACCCGTGCTGATCGTCTCCGGATATGCGGAAGTCGACGGCATCTCGCCTGACCTCCCTCGACTGACGAAACCTTTCCGCAACGCTGATCTTGCGGCGCACTTGGCTGAGATCTTGCCGGTCACCGGTAAATGA
- a CDS encoding ArsR/SmtB family transcription factor, translated as MTTEDALIALAALSNPTRLETFRLLIRHESAGLATGEVVSRLGMTQSTFSTHLAVLAKARLVRAEKQGRNQVQHAEIDTLRELMLFLAKDCCRGSPQLCAPLIAELTCC; from the coding sequence ATGACGACCGAAGATGCTTTGATCGCGCTAGCGGCGCTATCGAATCCTACCCGGCTTGAAACATTCCGGCTCCTCATACGACATGAATCCGCCGGGCTTGCGACAGGCGAAGTCGTGAGCCGATTGGGTATGACCCAAAGCACCTTCTCCACTCATCTTGCGGTGCTAGCGAAAGCCAGGCTGGTGCGAGCTGAAAAGCAGGGCCGCAATCAGGTACAGCATGCCGAGATCGATACGCTTCGCGAGCTAATGCTTTTCCTGGCCAAGGATTGCTGCCGCGGCAGCCCGCAACTCTGTGCGCCGCTGATCGCCGAACTCACCTGCTGCTGA
- the arsC gene encoding arsenate reductase (glutaredoxin) (This arsenate reductase requires both glutathione and glutaredoxin to convert arsenate to arsenite, after which the efflux transporter formed by ArsA and ArsB can extrude the arsenite from the cell, providing resistance.), giving the protein MTDIVIYHNPACGTSRNVLAMIRNSGVEPHVVEYLKTPPARALLVKLINRAGMRPRDLLREKGTPFAELGLQDASLSDEALINAMIEHPILINRPLVVTPLGVKLCRPSEAVLDILPNAQGGAFTKEDGEQVVDDAGQKLS; this is encoded by the coding sequence ATGACCGACATCGTGATCTACCATAATCCTGCCTGCGGCACGTCGCGCAATGTGCTGGCAATGATCCGCAACTCCGGCGTCGAGCCCCACGTCGTCGAGTATCTGAAGACCCCACCGGCGCGAGCATTGCTCGTCAAGTTGATCAATCGGGCCGGTATGAGACCACGCGACCTGCTGCGGGAGAAGGGCACCCCTTTCGCTGAGCTTGGACTGCAGGACGCCAGTCTCTCTGACGAGGCGCTGATCAACGCAATGATCGAGCACCCGATACTGATCAATCGGCCTCTGGTGGTAACGCCTTTGGGAGTGAAACTCTGCCGCCCATCCGAGGCGGTCCTCGATATCTTGCCCAATGCTCAAGGCGGCGCCTTCACCAAGGAGGATGGCGAGCAGGTAGTCGATGATGCTGGCCAGAAGCTGAGCTGA
- a CDS encoding alkaline phosphatase PhoX, whose protein sequence is MQLDRRTFTTTGLASLAFSGASRVRASHASEVLTYRNEVPGYGPLRRDPAGLFDLPEGFTYTILSAAGEAMDDGFATPDKFDGMGCFALDANRIALVRNHELKPGDEELGPSAGLARLEQRLKDGPAFGRGWDGRVLPGGTSTVVIDLRTMKREAQWLSLAGTAVNCAGGDTPWGSWLTCEETTLAAPDVERSHGWIFEVPAYHRGLVDPKPLTGMGRFRHEAAAVDKRTGIFYLTEDMADGLFTRFIPDKPGNLAAGGRLQALAIDGLPGMDTRNWDRIIFASGAAPSVRWVDLDAVDNPADDLRKRGRAAGAAIFARGEGIHAGSNELYFTCTSGGAKKLGQIFRYIPSPFEGHAGEVERSGRLQLFLESEDASVFDYGDNLTVAPNGHLIVCEDRTDGKPNHLRGVTHEGKVYTMALLRADTELAGVCFAPDGRTMFVNVYRPGRTLAIQGPWSTLRLI, encoded by the coding sequence ATGCAGCTCGATCGCCGCACGTTCACAACAACCGGTCTCGCATCGCTCGCCTTTAGTGGCGCGTCGCGCGTCCGGGCCAGTCATGCATCCGAGGTTCTGACCTATCGCAACGAAGTGCCCGGCTATGGGCCCTTGCGGCGCGATCCTGCCGGTCTGTTCGATCTGCCCGAAGGGTTCACCTACACGATCCTGTCCGCGGCCGGCGAGGCGATGGACGACGGCTTCGCCACGCCCGACAAGTTCGACGGCATGGGCTGCTTCGCCCTCGACGCGAACCGCATTGCGCTGGTCCGTAACCATGAACTCAAGCCCGGCGACGAAGAATTGGGGCCGAGCGCCGGCCTCGCCCGGCTCGAGCAACGGCTGAAGGACGGCCCGGCGTTCGGTCGCGGGTGGGACGGCCGTGTGCTTCCCGGCGGCACTTCGACCGTGGTCATCGACCTCAGGACCATGAAACGCGAGGCTCAATGGTTGAGCCTCGCCGGGACTGCGGTGAACTGCGCCGGGGGCGATACACCCTGGGGGAGCTGGCTGACGTGCGAGGAGACCACGCTTGCAGCTCCCGATGTCGAACGTTCGCACGGGTGGATCTTCGAAGTGCCGGCCTACCATCGCGGCCTGGTCGATCCCAAACCGCTGACCGGCATGGGTCGCTTCCGACATGAGGCCGCAGCGGTCGATAAGCGCACCGGCATCTTCTACCTGACCGAGGACATGGCCGACGGCCTGTTCACCCGCTTCATCCCCGACAAGCCCGGTAACCTGGCCGCCGGAGGCCGTCTTCAAGCGCTGGCGATCGACGGCCTGCCGGGCATGGACACGCGCAACTGGGACCGGATTATTTTCGCCTCTGGTGCAGCTCCGTCTGTGCGATGGGTCGACCTCGACGCGGTCGACAACCCGGCCGATGACCTCCGAAAGCGCGGCCGCGCCGCCGGCGCCGCGATCTTCGCAAGGGGCGAAGGCATCCACGCCGGCAGCAACGAACTCTACTTCACCTGCACCTCCGGCGGCGCCAAGAAGCTCGGCCAGATATTCCGTTACATTCCCTCGCCGTTCGAGGGTCATGCCGGCGAGGTCGAGCGCTCCGGCCGCCTTCAGCTTTTTCTGGAAAGCGAGGATGCCAGCGTGTTCGACTATGGCGACAATCTCACCGTCGCGCCCAACGGCCACCTGATCGTCTGCGAGGACCGTACCGACGGCAAGCCTAATCATCTCCGTGGCGTGACCCACGAGGGCAAGGTCTACACGATGGCGCTGCTTCGCGCCGACACCGAACTGGCCGGCGTCTGCTTTGCGCCCGACGGTCGGACTATGTTCGTCAACGTTTACCGCCCTGGGCGAACGCTTGCCATTCAGGGTCCTTGGAGCACTTTGCGGCTGATCTGA
- a CDS encoding TonB-dependent receptor plug domain-containing protein: protein MKLVRASAFAGVSLLSLTAVPAMAQSERAPATPIESVAAGDTAEDEQLRTAQEIVVQANIGYRNRSEAAEPVLVYDTDYFQRFEPLTIGDALKRVPSVTFLSDVLESDGARLRGLDPGYTQILVNGERVPGANVDRSFFLDRIPAELVDRVEIVRANSARRTGDAVAGTLNIVLRDAFKFDGGYARVGGLLFDDGKVKPNVGAVFGSPVGPGRLLIGGNIQGRYNPKQKSSLRFSDSPENNPSFRTEDFDNREDQSDTRDGTDYNVNASYGLDLGATRAELSGFYVHTDRTETERSFEYDDPTARTGPVRTPVNGNLLTDNANVNSINQDSYSLAAKLAQDWSAGTTTARFGAARFQQDSRETEFEIDFDRAPPRFTGDLTLTDIDDREFSLGLDHKLPIGGGVNVVFGGYAQDKRRDTDIATDRNRFNLAAATRVYDQFTQSPDAFVTPFDPLLAVAGGLNRIDENRRDLFALVEGRTGALRWEAGVRRESTDVKIVDLDSGQRFDNDFDLWLPSASMKFDLTGRDRLTASVARTNRRPNFNFITPALLEAELGDNDLLGNPLLKPETAWGVDAGYERRIGRTGVAGVNVFYRRVKNLVEVANTGNEGSEGEGTFVLQPQNSGSGKAWGIEFDLSASLAAIGLSDTGIFGNLSLLDSSIRDFAGKRRFNGQSKYVYNFGFIQNLRRLDAAFGATFRKQGPAVDRIVGEEIRTTYGADLEVFVEKRLFEKLTIRAVGSNLLNGKKKEVFNKFTTIEDQANRDFDEYELEAEEAGPVFQLVARYAF, encoded by the coding sequence ATGAAACTGGTTCGTGCCAGCGCTTTTGCTGGAGTGTCGCTGCTGTCGCTTACGGCTGTTCCGGCGATGGCGCAAAGCGAGCGCGCTCCCGCCACGCCGATCGAGAGCGTCGCTGCCGGCGACACTGCCGAAGACGAGCAGCTGCGCACAGCGCAGGAAATCGTGGTGCAGGCCAACATCGGTTATCGTAACCGCAGCGAAGCGGCCGAGCCGGTCCTCGTCTACGACACAGACTATTTCCAGCGCTTCGAGCCGCTGACCATCGGCGATGCGTTGAAGCGCGTTCCGTCTGTCACCTTCCTGTCCGACGTCCTCGAGAGCGATGGCGCACGGCTCCGCGGTCTCGACCCCGGCTATACGCAGATCCTAGTCAACGGCGAGCGTGTGCCCGGCGCCAACGTCGACCGCAGCTTCTTCCTCGATCGCATTCCCGCCGAACTGGTTGACCGGGTCGAGATCGTTCGTGCCAACAGCGCCCGCCGGACTGGCGATGCGGTCGCCGGCACGCTCAACATCGTTCTTCGCGACGCGTTCAAGTTCGACGGCGGTTACGCCCGCGTCGGCGGGCTGTTGTTCGACGACGGCAAGGTCAAACCCAATGTCGGCGCGGTTTTCGGAAGCCCGGTCGGACCGGGCCGATTGCTGATCGGCGGCAACATCCAGGGGCGCTACAATCCCAAGCAGAAGTCGAGCCTTCGTTTCTCCGACTCGCCCGAGAATAATCCGTCCTTCCGCACCGAAGATTTCGATAATCGCGAGGACCAGAGCGACACCCGCGATGGCACCGATTATAACGTCAACGCGTCTTACGGCCTCGACTTGGGCGCCACCCGCGCCGAGCTCAGCGGCTTTTACGTCCATACCGATCGGACCGAGACCGAGCGCAGCTTCGAATATGATGATCCGACCGCCCGGACCGGTCCCGTCCGCACGCCGGTGAATGGCAATCTGCTGACCGACAATGCCAATGTGAACAGCATCAACCAGGACAGCTACTCGCTGGCGGCCAAGCTGGCGCAGGACTGGAGCGCTGGCACGACCACCGCGCGGTTCGGCGCCGCCCGCTTTCAGCAGGACAGCCGCGAGACCGAGTTCGAGATCGATTTCGACCGCGCGCCGCCGCGCTTCACCGGCGACTTGACGCTCACCGACATCGACGACCGGGAATTCAGCCTCGGGCTCGATCACAAGCTGCCGATCGGCGGCGGGGTCAATGTCGTGTTCGGCGGCTATGCGCAGGACAAGAGGCGCGACACCGACATCGCGACCGATCGCAACCGCTTCAACCTTGCGGCAGCAACGCGGGTCTACGACCAGTTCACGCAAAGCCCCGATGCCTTCGTCACGCCCTTCGATCCCTTGCTTGCCGTCGCCGGCGGGCTGAACCGGATCGACGAAAACCGCCGCGACCTGTTTGCCCTGGTCGAGGGCCGGACCGGCGCACTGCGCTGGGAAGCCGGGGTCCGGCGGGAAAGCACGGACGTGAAGATCGTCGACCTTGATAGCGGCCAGCGCTTCGACAATGATTTCGACCTGTGGCTGCCATCAGCCTCGATGAAGTTCGACCTGACCGGGCGCGACCGCCTCACCGCGTCGGTAGCGCGGACCAACCGTCGTCCCAACTTCAACTTCATCACACCAGCGCTGCTCGAGGCTGAACTTGGCGACAACGACCTGCTCGGCAATCCGCTGCTGAAGCCCGAAACCGCATGGGGCGTCGACGCTGGCTATGAACGGCGGATCGGCCGCACGGGCGTCGCCGGGGTCAACGTCTTCTATCGTCGCGTGAAGAATCTGGTCGAGGTCGCCAACACCGGCAACGAAGGCTCGGAAGGAGAAGGCACCTTCGTCCTGCAACCGCAGAACAGCGGCAGCGGCAAGGCATGGGGGATCGAGTTCGACCTTTCCGCCAGCCTCGCCGCCATCGGCCTCAGCGACACCGGCATCTTCGGCAACCTGTCGCTGCTCGACAGCTCGATCCGCGACTTCGCGGGTAAGCGGCGCTTCAACGGTCAGTCCAAATACGTCTACAACTTCGGCTTCATTCAGAACCTCCGCCGCCTCGATGCTGCCTTCGGCGCGACCTTCCGCAAGCAAGGGCCGGCGGTTGACCGGATCGTCGGGGAAGAGATCCGCACCACCTATGGCGCCGATCTCGAGGTCTTCGTCGAGAAGCGCTTGTTCGAAAAGCTGACCATCCGAGCGGTCGGATCGAACCTCCTGAATGGCAAGAAGAAGGAGGTGTTCAACAAGTTCACCACCATCGAAGATCAGGCAAATCGTGACTTCGATGAATATGAGCTTGAAGCGGAAGAAGCCGGACCCGTATTCCAGCTCGTCGCGAGGTACGCTTTCTGA
- a CDS encoding sensor histidine kinase, with translation MFAGDSPDQVWGPEHLRLAVDAACVALWSWNLADDRFAMDERAFDLWGLEWSSSVSFEDLSAHIHPADRDRVKAAFTATRSVPGPYEIVFRILVGRDIRWISARGMSAEMADSEGAMFGIFLDVTGRKQAEEGNELLAGEMSHRVKNLLAIAAGLTQLTSRSAASVEQMTGELTQRLTSLGRAHDLVRPLPGEQGKAALLGDLLSVLLSPYEDTGAFSGRIRVAVPRMGVGQATATTLAMVMHELATNSVKHGALSAAEGQLDVTGRSDGNEVILTWAETGGPSVFASPDMTGFGSRMIQRSVSSQLAGSLSYDWQCTGLVATLVMHADRMGR, from the coding sequence GTGTTTGCAGGCGACTCTCCCGATCAGGTCTGGGGCCCTGAGCATTTGCGCCTTGCAGTCGACGCCGCTTGCGTCGCCCTGTGGTCATGGAATCTGGCCGACGACCGCTTCGCAATGGATGAGCGCGCCTTCGACCTCTGGGGACTCGAGTGGAGTTCGAGCGTCAGTTTCGAGGACCTCTCTGCGCACATTCACCCTGCCGATCGTGACCGCGTGAAGGCGGCGTTCACGGCCACTCGGTCCGTCCCCGGACCGTATGAGATCGTCTTTCGTATCCTGGTAGGCCGCGACATCCGGTGGATCTCGGCGCGCGGTATGTCGGCAGAAATGGCTGATTCCGAAGGGGCGATGTTCGGCATCTTTCTCGACGTTACCGGGCGCAAGCAGGCCGAGGAAGGCAACGAACTTCTCGCCGGCGAGATGAGCCATCGCGTCAAGAACCTGCTCGCGATCGCAGCCGGTCTAACCCAGCTGACTTCGCGATCCGCGGCGTCGGTCGAGCAGATGACCGGTGAATTGACTCAGCGCCTGACCTCGCTTGGCCGTGCGCACGATCTTGTTCGCCCCCTGCCGGGCGAGCAGGGTAAGGCAGCCCTGCTCGGTGACCTGCTGTCGGTACTACTCTCACCCTATGAGGACACGGGAGCCTTCTCGGGCCGCATCAGGGTGGCCGTACCCCGGATGGGTGTTGGGCAGGCCACCGCCACTACCTTGGCGATGGTGATGCACGAACTGGCTACTAATTCGGTGAAGCACGGCGCCCTTTCCGCAGCCGAGGGACAGCTCGACGTTACGGGCCGATCGGACGGTAACGAGGTCATCCTCACCTGGGCCGAAACCGGAGGGCCATCAGTTTTTGCCTCGCCCGACATGACCGGCTTCGGAAGCCGGATGATCCAGCGTAGCGTCTCATCCCAATTGGCCGGATCTCTATCTTACGACTGGCAATGCACCGGGCTGGTTGCCACACTCGTCATGCATGCAGACCGAATGGGGCGCTAA
- a CDS encoding phytase, protein MRQLIILTALLLSGCAATEVPVAVRIGNADPAVSVAARGETAPVGTEAEDAADDPAIWRNPADPAASLIVGTDKKAGLYVYGLTGTTRSFIDAGRVNNVDLKSDVMVGGSRQIVVVASDRNDLANAKFALFTLDPLAGTLRLLGTLPAGRGEAYGICLATLDDALHGFMVAKDGTISQYRFDLTGQPGATLIRTMKLATQSEGCAVEEGRKRLYVAEEGRGLWRFDLAADAATPPVLVAPADGKRLVEDVEGVAVAPDGRGGGFLVVSSQGDNAYAVWSLGDERWLGRFRINAGRLGGTEETDGIELQLGDFGADYPGGLFIAQDGMNALSAQNFKLVAWADVLEAIKQQARN, encoded by the coding sequence ATGCGCCAGCTCATCATCCTGACGGCGCTGCTCCTGAGCGGTTGTGCCGCCACCGAAGTGCCTGTGGCGGTTCGCATCGGCAATGCCGACCCGGCGGTCAGCGTCGCTGCCCGGGGCGAAACGGCGCCGGTCGGGACGGAGGCGGAGGACGCCGCCGACGATCCCGCCATCTGGCGCAATCCCGCCGATCCTGCCGCCAGCCTGATCGTCGGCACGGACAAGAAGGCCGGGCTCTACGTCTATGGCCTGACCGGCACAACCCGCAGCTTCATCGACGCGGGGCGGGTCAACAATGTCGACCTCAAGTCCGATGTGATGGTCGGCGGGTCGCGCCAGATCGTCGTGGTGGCAAGCGATCGGAACGACCTCGCCAACGCCAAGTTCGCGCTGTTCACGCTCGATCCGCTCGCGGGTACGCTGCGATTGCTTGGAACACTACCAGCCGGTCGGGGGGAAGCCTATGGGATTTGCCTCGCCACGCTCGACGATGCGCTGCATGGCTTCATGGTCGCGAAGGACGGGACCATAAGCCAGTATCGCTTCGATCTCACCGGACAGCCAGGCGCGACCCTCATCCGGACAATGAAGCTCGCCACCCAGTCCGAAGGCTGCGCGGTCGAGGAAGGGCGCAAGCGGCTCTACGTCGCCGAAGAGGGGCGCGGTCTGTGGCGCTTCGATCTGGCAGCCGATGCAGCGACACCGCCAGTCCTCGTGGCTCCGGCCGACGGCAAGAGGCTGGTCGAGGATGTCGAAGGTGTGGCGGTTGCCCCTGACGGGCGCGGTGGCGGCTTTCTGGTTGTCTCCAGCCAGGGCGACAATGCCTATGCGGTGTGGAGCCTGGGCGACGAGCGCTGGCTCGGCCGCTTCCGCATCAACGCCGGCAGACTGGGCGGGACCGAAGAAACCGATGGGATCGAGCTTCAGCTTGGCGACTTTGGCGCTGATTATCCGGGCGGACTGTTCATCGCGCAGGACGGGATGAATGCGCTTTCGGCCCAGAACTTCAAGCTGGTGGCCTGGGCCGATGTCCTTGAAGCCATAAAGCAGCAGGCGAGAAACTAG